One Candidatus Neomarinimicrobiota bacterium genomic region harbors:
- a CDS encoding NAD(P)/FAD-dependent oxidoreductase, giving the protein MDVDYKVVIIGAGVVGLAIARALATRGETSVLIVEKEMGIGQGISSRNSEVIHSGIYYPTDSLKAKYCLAGRDRLYAFCRENDVWNSKCGKLVVAQSGQEALLEALYEQAQSNGITEIHMMDRAEIQTLEPEVSAELAMFVGCTGIISAHELMSAFHRASADADHDLLLKAVIVGAEPKGDIYSLQVKGPGEASYSVTAPWVVNAAGLHSDKTAQFLWGTNDKSHPTLRYLKGSYFKLSGEWRHRIECLVYPIPDAFHDSLGIHLSFDQAGDMKLGPSAEWIDDRSEDYTVNETEVDFFYREAKIYLPALERNDLSPDYAGIRPKLAETVNGHSDFYMKHEPDYPGWVNLIGIDSPGLTAALAIGEDVAGWIST; this is encoded by the coding sequence ATGGATGTGGATTATAAGGTGGTCATTATAGGCGCCGGTGTTGTAGGTCTTGCCATAGCGCGGGCGCTGGCGACACGGGGAGAAACATCTGTGCTGATCGTGGAAAAAGAGATGGGCATTGGGCAAGGGATTTCGAGCCGGAACAGCGAAGTGATTCATTCCGGGATTTACTACCCCACAGATTCTCTCAAAGCGAAGTATTGCCTAGCCGGCCGGGACCGGCTCTATGCTTTCTGTCGTGAAAATGATGTCTGGAATAGTAAGTGCGGTAAGCTTGTGGTGGCACAGTCCGGCCAGGAGGCGCTGCTAGAAGCTTTATATGAGCAGGCTCAGTCTAATGGTATCACGGAGATTCATATGATGGATCGAGCGGAGATTCAGACACTGGAACCGGAAGTGTCAGCGGAATTGGCCATGTTTGTAGGGTGCACGGGGATTATTTCAGCTCACGAACTCATGTCAGCGTTTCACCGTGCTTCGGCTGATGCCGATCATGATCTGCTGCTCAAGGCCGTTATTGTCGGTGCGGAACCGAAGGGTGACATATACTCTCTCCAAGTTAAAGGGCCCGGGGAAGCATCCTATTCCGTAACCGCTCCTTGGGTGGTAAATGCGGCGGGGCTCCATAGTGATAAAACAGCTCAGTTTCTTTGGGGAACAAATGATAAATCCCATCCCACGCTGCGGTATTTAAAGGGATCCTATTTCAAACTTTCCGGGGAATGGCGGCATCGTATTGAATGTCTTGTCTATCCAATTCCTGATGCATTCCACGATTCACTGGGGATTCACCTCAGTTTCGATCAGGCTGGTGATATGAAACTGGGTCCCAGCGCCGAATGGATTGATGACCGGTCAGAAGATTATACCGTGAACGAAACTGAGGTGGACTTTTTTTATCGTGAAGCGAAAATATATCTGCCCGCCCTGGAGCGTAATGATTTGAGTCCTGACTATGCAGGAATCCGTCCAAAGTTGGCTGAAACGGTGAATGGACATTCTGATTTTTATATGAAACATGAGCCGGATTACCCCGGTTGGGTAAATCTTATCGGCATCGATTCGCCGGGGTTGACAGCTGCATTGGCTATTGGTGAAGATGTGGCCGGTTGGATTTCCACTTAA
- a CDS encoding glutamine synthetase has translation MTKVKAEYIWIDGHKPTAKLRSKTKVFEGPVKSLDDIPMWGFDGSSTMQAEGSDSDCMLKPVYYLPDPIRGGDDILVMNEVRKPDGSIHESNTRARLVEIAEKHKDEDAWFGIEQEYTFFKGRSPLGWPNGGYPAPQGPFYCGVGADEVFGRDIVEDHMDICLQAGIQISGVNAEVMPGQWEFQVGSLGPLEVSDQLWIARWILYRIAENYGVNATLHPKPVKGDWNGAGAHANFSTKLMRENGGLKIIESACEKLGRKHEEHIAVYGAHNEERLTGLHETCALHEFRYGVSDRGASIRIPMDTANNGKGYLEDRRPSANMDPYQVCAALIETTCG, from the coding sequence ATGACCAAAGTAAAAGCTGAATACATTTGGATAGACGGACATAAACCGACAGCCAAACTCCGTTCCAAAACAAAAGTATTTGAGGGGCCCGTCAAAAGTTTAGATGATATTCCCATGTGGGGTTTTGATGGTTCAAGCACCATGCAGGCAGAAGGAAGCGATAGTGACTGTATGTTAAAACCGGTTTATTATTTGCCGGATCCTATTCGAGGCGGTGACGATATTTTGGTCATGAATGAAGTTCGCAAACCCGATGGATCGATTCATGAATCCAACACCCGGGCACGATTGGTTGAAATTGCTGAAAAGCATAAAGATGAAGATGCGTGGTTCGGAATTGAGCAGGAGTACACTTTTTTCAAAGGGCGTTCACCACTGGGCTGGCCGAATGGCGGCTACCCGGCACCCCAAGGCCCCTTTTATTGCGGCGTAGGCGCCGATGAAGTGTTCGGCCGTGACATTGTAGAAGATCATATGGACATATGTCTGCAAGCTGGGATTCAGATTTCAGGTGTCAATGCTGAAGTGATGCCCGGTCAGTGGGAGTTCCAGGTAGGTTCCTTGGGACCGTTGGAGGTGTCTGACCAGCTCTGGATTGCCCGGTGGATTCTTTACCGCATTGCGGAAAATTATGGTGTGAATGCAACCCTGCACCCCAAACCGGTTAAAGGTGACTGGAACGGCGCAGGCGCCCACGCCAATTTCAGTACAAAACTCATGCGTGAAAATGGTGGTCTGAAGATTATAGAGAGCGCCTGTGAAAAACTTGGAAGGAAGCACGAGGAACATATCGCTGTTTATGGTGCTCACAATGAAGAACGGCTGACCGGTCTTCATGAAACCTGTGCTCTTCATGAGTTTCGCTACGGTGTAAGCGATCGGGGTGCTTCCATCCGGATCCCTATGGACACTGCTAATAACGGCAAAGGTTACCTTGAGGACCGCCGGCCTTCTGCCAACATGGATCCATACCAGGTTTGCGCCGCGCTTATCGAAACTACCTGTGGTTAA
- a CDS encoding single-stranded DNA-binding protein: MQKGSINRVILVGHLGGDPESRYTPSGTAVANFNVATNESRKNSDGDFEDHTEWHRCVLFGKPAETATQYLKKGQMVYVEGRLRTRSWEDKEGNKRNTTEVHGDMFTMLGRRSSSNDSVPAEKENVSEEEEDLPF, from the coding sequence ATCGCGTCATCCTCGTAGGCCATCTGGGTGGAGATCCCGAAAGCCGATACACGCCGTCGGGTACGGCAGTGGCAAACTTTAACGTTGCCACAAACGAAAGCCGTAAAAACTCCGATGGTGATTTCGAGGACCATACCGAATGGCACCGGTGTGTACTGTTTGGCAAGCCTGCTGAAACTGCCACGCAGTATCTCAAGAAGGGTCAGATGGTGTACGTGGAGGGCAGATTGAGAACGCGCTCCTGGGAAGACAAGGAAGGGAATAAGCGTAACACTACAGAAGTACACGGCGATATGTTCACCATGCTTGGTCGGCGCAGTAGTAGCAACGACAGCGTCCCGGCTGAAAAGGAGAACGTTTCAGAAGAAGAAGAAGACCTCCCGTTCTAG
- a CDS encoding Lrp/AsnC family transcriptional regulator, with protein sequence MDEKDKLILSLLQKDGRMTASEMAEKVDLSVPAVTERIRKLTEGSVLKEFRAVVDAKKVGYDVTAYILLDMSSSDSYGNMVDHAQDNDEVLECHSITGEGSHILKVRTHDTSSLESLLRDIQSWPGVIRTHTMIVMSTFKEATSLKL encoded by the coding sequence ATGGATGAGAAAGATAAACTAATTCTTAGTCTTCTTCAGAAAGACGGGCGTATGACTGCCAGCGAAATGGCGGAAAAAGTGGATCTTTCCGTACCGGCTGTTACAGAACGGATTCGGAAACTGACGGAAGGTAGTGTTCTAAAAGAATTTCGTGCTGTAGTGGATGCCAAGAAGGTAGGCTACGATGTGACAGCATACATCCTCTTGGATATGTCTTCTTCTGATTCTTACGGTAATATGGTGGATCATGCACAGGATAATGATGAAGTATTGGAGTGCCATTCCATTACGGGAGAAGGGTCCCATATCCTCAAAGTCCGGACTCACGATACTTCATCCCTGGAGTCACTGTTGAGAGATATTCAGTCGTGGCCGGGGGTGATCCGGACTCATACCATGATCGTCATGTCCACATTCAAAGAAGCGACCAGCCTAAAACTGTAA
- a CDS encoding PHP domain-containing protein — protein MAVAYIKSRDSWVNVRFGGFLLCAIYTLFVRHSPLVICKSHYSFLKGVHSVPDLVTFASDHGLRQLCLADENGLYGAIEFATACGKANITPLIGAELTDGKRNVTVIARNRDGYVRLSEIITQLQLHEPPLTEIVVPGGDDLLHFCADPVLLQRWVRRGETGGLYAIPVVSDSSRCRSLLTLVSRRPDLAPSLSAVPVIELNLFSGEDIALYKVLRAISRNCTVASLPTEETIPKAPSAKLFGQLMEEPLLPFQTVLSSGDVARLCTFRFDFTTLHLPRYIHRGT, from the coding sequence ATAGCGGTTGCTTATATAAAAAGCCGTGACAGCTGGGTTAATGTCCGGTTCGGCGGCTTTTTATTGTGCGCTATTTATACGCTATTTGTGCGTCATTCACCTCTCGTCATCTGTAAGAGTCACTACTCCTTTCTAAAGGGAGTCCATTCCGTTCCTGATCTTGTGACGTTCGCTTCCGATCACGGTTTGCGTCAGCTCTGTTTAGCGGATGAGAACGGTCTCTACGGTGCAATTGAATTTGCAACTGCATGCGGCAAAGCAAATATTACACCCCTTATTGGTGCTGAACTGACGGATGGGAAACGAAACGTTACGGTTATTGCCCGAAACAGAGATGGATATGTGCGACTATCTGAAATCATCACACAGCTCCAGCTCCATGAACCACCACTAACGGAAATTGTGGTTCCCGGCGGTGATGATCTCCTTCATTTCTGTGCCGATCCGGTATTACTTCAACGGTGGGTACGTCGAGGAGAAACAGGAGGTCTTTATGCAATACCGGTTGTATCGGACAGCTCCCGGTGTAGATCACTGCTCACTTTGGTATCCCGCCGGCCCGATCTGGCTCCCTCCCTTTCGGCAGTGCCGGTAATAGAGCTGAATCTTTTTTCAGGTGAAGATATAGCCCTGTACAAAGTTCTCCGAGCTATCAGCCGTAACTGCACGGTGGCGTCCTTGCCGACTGAAGAGACTATTCCTAAAGCCCCTTCTGCCAAACTATTCGGACAACTGATGGAGGAGCCGCTCCTTCCTTTCCAGACTGTCCTCTCCTCCGGCGATGTGGCGCGACTTTGCACCTTTCGGTTTGATTTTACTACACTTCATCTTCCAAGATATATTCACCGTGGCACTTAA